One Setaria italica strain Yugu1 chromosome I, Setaria_italica_v2.0, whole genome shotgun sequence DNA window includes the following coding sequences:
- the LOC101777479 gene encoding uncharacterized protein LOC101777479, which produces MSADPSTQDAMEEEALKAKHAAERKFHARNIKGARRSAIKAHNLCPTLEGISQMISTLDVHLASESKIDGESDWYRILSLTAWADEEEVKKQYRKLALQLHPDKNKSVGAEAAFKLISEAWSVLSDKSRKMLYDQKRRDHSAINGTNGLYACDMKANKRARKNAAAAASAAVEATTCPSGADTFWTSCNRCRMQYEYLRIYLNHNLLCPNCHHAFMAVETGFPCNGTSSSFTWTTKAQQQKNHTTVDHSYQSASRTSSIPGTGHGAYQQENTYESYNNQSFQFNQYPRTTGAAGANGYSTQALEKSKRKHENYIYNYFSSSNEYPSGRGRHSKRRRNINNGYAYASVDCDVETVAATAGMTVIADAGRVNGTSGEKFRSAVSGRKANVLREIFQLDTRALLLEKAKTAVREKLQGLNILSSSQFAEKRKTDRREKHVENNIKVNGIFSDNPINKCKKYSSKYADVEIPATDELNPEQKRVPVSIDVPDPDFHDFDKDRTERAFGNDQVWATYDSEDGMPRLYAMVQKVISMKPFRIRMSFLNSKSNSELAPINWIASGFTKTCGDFRVGRYQITETVNIFSHRVSWTKGPRGIIRIIPKKGDTWAVYRNWSSDWNELTPDDVIYKYEIVEVIDDFTEEQGVNVIPLLKVAGFKAVFHRHTGPDVVRRIPKEELFRFSHRVPSRLLTGEEKNNAPKGCHELDPAATPVDLLKVIEDVKEDTVQGSSD; this is translated from the coding sequence ATGAGTGCAGACCCAAGTACCCAAGATGCGATGGAGGAGGAAGCCCTCAAAGCAAAGCATGCAGCAGAGCGCAAATTCCATGCGCGTAACATCAAGGGTGCCCGGAGGTCAGCCATCAAGGCGCATAACTTGTGCCCAACACTTGAGGGCATATCCCAGATGATCTCGACGCTTGACGTTCACCTTGCGTCTGAGTCGAAGATTGATGGGGAGAGTGATTGGTACAGGATACTGTCTCTTACTGCCTGggctgatgaggaggaggtgaagaaaCAGTACAGAAAGCTAGCTCTCCAGTTGCACCCAGACAAGAACAAGTCGGTTGGCGCAGAGGCTGCCTTCAAACTTATCTCAGAGGCATGGAGTGTGTTGTCTGACAAGAGCAGGAAGATGCTCTATGATCAGAAGAGGAGAGATCATTCAGCCATCAATGGGACCAATGGTTTGTATGCTTGTGATATGAAGGCCAATAAGCGAGCACGGAAAAATGCTGCAGCCGCTGCCTCAGCAGCAGTCGAGGCTACTACTTGTCCTTCAGGGGCTGACACATTCTGGACATCATGCAACCGCTGCAGGATGCAGTACGAGTACTTGAGAATTTATCTGAACCACAACCTTCTGTGCCCAAACTGTCACCATGCATTCATGGCTGTAGAAACTGGATTTCCCTGCAATGGAACCAGTTCGTCATTCACCTGGACGACCAAGGCGCAGCAGCAAAAGAATCACACTACTGTTGATCATTCGTATCAGTCAGCAAGCAGAACCTCAAGCATTCCAGGCACAGGACATGGAGCATACCAACAAGAGAACACTTATGAGTCGTACAATAACCAAAGTTTCCAGTTCAATCAATACCCCAGGACAACAGGTGCTGCTGGTGCAAATGGTTACAGTACACAGGCCTTAGAAAAATCGAAAAGAAAACATGAGAACTACATATACAATTATTTTTCAAGTAGCAATGAGTATCCATCAGGGCGAGGACGGCATTCAAAGAGGAGGCGGAATATTAATAATGGCTATGCATATGCATCTGTGGATTGTGATGTGGAGACTGTGGCTGCAACTGCAGGCATGACTGTGATTGCTGATGCAGGAAGGGTTAATGGTACGTCAGGGGAAAAGTTTAGATCTGCAGTAAGTGGAAGAAAAGCTAATGTCTTGAGGGAGATTTTCCAACTTGACACCCGAGCACTTCTTCTCGAGAAAGCCAAGACAGCTGTTCGTGAAAAATTACAAGGCTTGAATATTTTGTCATCTAGTCAGTTTgcagagaaaaggaaaacagaTAGAAGAGAGAAGCATGTTGAAAACAATATAAAGGTTAATGGCATCTTCTCTGACAATCCAATCAACAAATGCAAGAAATACAGCTCAAAATATGCGGATGTCGAAATTCCTGCAACTGATGAATTGAATCCGGAACAGAAGCGTGTACCTGTGTCCATAGATGTCCCTGACCCAGATTTCCATGATTTTGACAAAGATCGCACGGAAAGAGCTTTCGGCAATGATCAGGTGTGGGCTACATACGACAGTGAAGATGGCATGCCTCGTCTATATGCAATGGTACAGAAAGTTATTTCAATGAAACCTTTCAGGATCCGAATGAGCTTCCTCAATTCTAAGTCCAACAGTGAACTGGCACCAATAAACTGGATTGCCTCAGGTTTCACAAAGACATGTGGTGATTTTAGGGTTGGAAGATACCAGATTACTGAAACAGTCAACATCTTTTCCCACAGAGTTAGCTGGACTAAGGGCCCTCGAGGAATTATCAGGATTATTCCAAAGAAAGGTGATACATGGGCTGTGTACCGGAACTGGTCTTCTGATTGGAATGAGCTTACACCAGATGATGTGATATACAAGTATGAGATAGTAGAAGTGATTGACGATTTCACTGAAGAGCAAGGTGTGAATGTCATCCCGTTGCTGAAGGTAGCTGGTTTCAAAGCAGTGTTCCACAGGCACACGGGCCCTGATGTTGTCAGAAGAATACCAAAGGAAGAGCTTTTCCGCTTCTCACATCGTGTTCCTTCTCGCCTGCTCACtggggaagaaaaaaataatgctCCTAAAGGTTGCCATGAGTTGGACCCTGCCGCTACTCCAGTTGACCTTCTTAAGGTTATTGAGGATGTTAAGGAAGATACTGTGCAGGGAAGTTCAGATTAG
- the LOC101778158 gene encoding U6 snRNA-associated Sm-like protein LSm6 — MSSGGGSDKSGSGGGGAVKTPSDFLKSIRGRPVVVKLNSGVDYRGILACLDGYMNIAMEQTEEYVNGQLKNKYGDAFIRGNNVLYISTSKRTLTDGS, encoded by the exons atgagcagcggcggcggcagcgacaagtccggctcgggcggcggcggggcggtgaAGACGCCGTCGGACTTCCTCAAGTCCATCAGGGGCCGGCCCGTCGTCGTCAAGCTCAACTCCGGCGTCGACTACCGAG GTATTCTGGCTTGTCTTGATGGATACATGAACATCGCAATGGAGCAAACTGAAGAGTATGTGAATGGTCAGCTAAAGAACAAATACGGTGACGCTTTCATAAGAGGAAACAATG TATTGTACATCAGTACATCCAAGCGTACCCTTACCGACGGTTCTTGA
- the LOC101777062 gene encoding uncharacterized protein LOC101777062, which yields MDLPNGRDDAPIPNGGVGAEETVGRRKKVELVREAIHGLLEEKRMDGQGEKEMPARQRQEDEHLLSSLLTKPDALERDPDSDTLETHSLHPSHQPGRSETSKEVELADIAKDLNKIKRQNTVTHILLGAVIVLTAVWQVNEVSFLLWVQRKLSNPFKSLGDMIKGSLKLKGRKPVIESSPLPPVGVPDVSRPDLPSFVIGSTEGR from the exons ATGGACCTGCCCAACGGGCGAGACGACGCCCCGATCCCGAATGGAGGCGTCGGCGCGGAGGAGAcggtggggaggaggaagaaggtggagCTGGTGCGGGAGGCCATCCATGGCctcctggaggagaagaggatGGACGGCCAAGGGGAGAAGGAGATGCCGGCCAGGCAGCGGCAGGAGGACGAACACCTCCTGTCCTCGTTGCTCACCAAG CCAGATGCACTGGAGAGAGATCCAGATTCGGACACGTTGGAAACACACTCCCTGCACCCGAGTCATCAGCCTGGGAGAAGCGAAACCAGCAAAGAGGTGGAGCTAGCCGACATCGCCAAGGACCTGAACAAGATCAAGAGGCAGAACACTGTCACCCACATCCTGCTCGGCGCCGTCATCGTCCTGACGGCGGTGTGGCAGGTTAACGAGGTGTCGTTCCTCCTCTGGGTGCAGAGGAAACTGAGCAACCCGTTCAAGTCCCTCGGGGACATGATCAAGGGATCCCTCAAGCTGAAGGGGAGGAAGCCCGTGATCGagtcgtcgccgctgccgccggtcgGCGTCCCCGATGTCAGCCGGCCTGATCTGCCGTCGTTCGTCATCGGCAGCACTGAAGGCAGGTAG